TAAGAGTTAAATGTCAGGGGTAATACTCTGTGCAGAATAACCTCATCCATTTGTGGTATGCATCTGATCAGAAATCTCAAGTGTCTAGAACCAGAAATGTTTCTGGGAGCAACCATCCTCTTTCTTCCCACATCCTTAGTTACAAGATCTTAcgagaaaggcaaagaaagtttattaatttcttatttgttgtatatacaattttttaataGGATGTTTCTGGTTTTCCAAAAGTTTGCATATTCATGGGGATGGAGACTGTTCAGGCAACTCTTAGCATACTGTCATATAAAGTGAGCTTTTGCAGAGGAGCTAACgtctaatattttctttattttttagctGTCCTCCGGGTTAATAATTGAATTTTCTGATAACGGCTCAGATGAGATTGGTTCAGGTGACTATGGAGACTATGGAGAGCCATGCTTCCAGCATGAGAATGCTGATTTCAACCGGATCTTCTTGCCAACAATCTACTCCATCATCTTCCTAACAGGAATCATTGGCAATGGATTGGTTATTGTTGTTATGGGCTaccagaagaaacaaagaagcaTGACTGATAAATACAGGCTGCACCTTTCTGTGGCTGACCTGCTTTTCGTCATCACCTTGCCATTCTGGTCTGTGGATGCAGCCATCAGCTGGTACTTTGGGAATGTTCTGTGTAAGGCAGTTCACGTCATTTACACAGTCAACCTCTACAGCAGTGTCTTGATTTTGGCCTTTATAAGTTTAGATCGTTACCTGGCAATAGTCCATGCTACCAACAGCCAGCGACCACGCAAGCTGTTGGCTGAGAAGGTGGTGTATGTAGGGGTATGGCTACCAGCTGTGCTTTTGACAGTGCCCGACATAATTTTTGCCAGCACTAGTGAAGTAGAAGGAAAGTATCTGTGTGACCGCATGTACCCTCATGAAAACTGGctgatttctttcagatttcagCACATCTTGGTCGGACTTGTCTTGCCTGGCCTAATAATCCTGACGTGCTACTGTATTATAATATCGAAGCTGTCACATTCCAAAGGCCACCAGAAGCGCAAAGCCCTGAAGACAACAGTTATCCTTATCCTTGCCTTCTTTGCCTGCTGGCTGCCATATTACATCAGCATCAGCATAGACACATTCATCTTGCTCGGAGTCATCAGGCATCGTTGCAGCTTGGAGACAATAGTGCATAAATGGATCTCCATTACTGAAGCCCTGGCATTCTTCCACTGTTGCCTGAATCCAATTCTTTATGCCTTCCTGGGGGCCAAATTCAAAACATCAGCACAAAATGCCTTGAC
The nucleotide sequence above comes from Heliangelus exortis chromosome 6, bHelExo1.hap1, whole genome shotgun sequence. Encoded proteins:
- the CXCR4 gene encoding C-X-C chemokine receptor type 4, with product MAQSMDNSLDSLDLSSGLIIEFSDNGSDEIGSGDYGDYGEPCFQHENADFNRIFLPTIYSIIFLTGIIGNGLVIVVMGYQKKQRSMTDKYRLHLSVADLLFVITLPFWSVDAAISWYFGNVLCKAVHVIYTVNLYSSVLILAFISLDRYLAIVHATNSQRPRKLLAEKVVYVGVWLPAVLLTVPDIIFASTSEVEGKYLCDRMYPHENWLISFRFQHILVGLVLPGLIILTCYCIIISKLSHSKGHQKRKALKTTVILILAFFACWLPYYISISIDTFILLGVIRHRCSLETIVHKWISITEALAFFHCCLNPILYAFLGAKFKTSAQNALTSVSRGSSLKILSKSKRGGHSSVSTESESSSFHSS